From one Gracilibacillus salinarum genomic stretch:
- a CDS encoding RsfA family transcriptional regulator yields MQGNRQDAWSSDEDVLLAETVLRFIREGNTQLEAFKEVGKQLSRTAAACGFRWNATLRKQYEEAIHLAKQNRKKITFTTQKNVNMSSQEQPNIHEVIQTLEQLQKFYQDNSHQEELQSMIAENQQLRESITKYKSFTDSVYHAMEKLKQS; encoded by the coding sequence GTGCAAGGAAATCGTCAGGATGCCTGGTCAAGTGATGAAGATGTATTGCTTGCAGAAACAGTATTACGGTTTATCCGAGAAGGAAATACACAATTGGAAGCATTTAAAGAAGTGGGCAAGCAATTATCGCGAACTGCTGCAGCTTGCGGATTTCGTTGGAATGCAACATTACGTAAGCAATATGAAGAAGCCATTCACTTAGCCAAACAAAACAGAAAAAAAATTACATTTACAACTCAAAAGAACGTGAATATGTCATCACAAGAGCAGCCCAATATTCATGAAGTAATCCAAACATTAGAGCAGTTGCAAAAATTTTATCAGGATAATAGCCATCAGGAAGAATTGCAATCGATGATCGCGGAAAATCAACAATTAAGAGAGTCTATTACGAAATATAAAAGTTTTACTGATTCCGTATATCATGCGATGGAAAAACTAAAGCAATCATAA
- the rpmF gene encoding 50S ribosomal protein L32 — MAVPKQRTSKKVKNQRRTHKKLHVPGMVECSNCGELTKPHHVCKSCGQYDGKQVVEQ; from the coding sequence ATGGCAGTACCTAAGCAAAGAACTTCAAAAAAGGTAAAAAACCAACGTCGTACTCATAAAAAATTACACGTACCAGGAATGGTAGAATGTTCTAACTGTGGTGAACTAACAAAACCACACCATGTTTGTAAATCATGTGGACAATATGATGGCAAACAAGTAGTAGAACAATAA
- a CDS encoding DUF3397 domain-containing protein — protein sequence MEGFYYLFALMVTLPTAITLFVYLLTYRLVKKRKFSFHFAIDSTTILYVGSVAAIVYSIFSVNPIAYIALILIAILMICVFIHWRKYTDIVFRQVCKRFWKSTFLLFFVLHIISICYGLFYQISVVFIDLS from the coding sequence GTGGAAGGCTTTTATTATTTATTTGCATTAATGGTAACATTGCCCACGGCCATAACTTTGTTTGTATACTTATTGACCTACAGGCTAGTTAAAAAACGGAAATTCTCCTTTCATTTTGCAATTGATTCAACCACCATCTTATATGTTGGTTCTGTTGCAGCTATTGTTTATTCTATTTTTTCAGTGAATCCTATCGCATACATAGCACTTATTCTTATCGCTATTCTGATGATATGTGTCTTTATTCATTGGAGAAAATATACGGATATTGTCTTTCGTCAAGTTTGTAAACGATTTTGGAAGTCGACTTTTTTATTATTTTTCGTCTTACATATCATATCTATCTGTTATGGTTTATTTTATCAAATTAGTGTCGTATTTATTGATCTGTCCTAG
- the bshC gene encoding bacillithiol biosynthesis cysteine-adding enzyme BshC produces MRIESHRLDFQNKFISDYQNGVKELLDHFDYNPYDNNVYGQRLVDLKERSFQREVLSDLLKDMNHAWSASALTSQNIEKLKDPESVVVIGGQQAGILTGPLYTINKIISIVAFAKEQEEQLNVPVLPVFWIAGEDHDFDEVNHLFLPEATKLHKFPIANPLNEKVSVSSRTLDKETARDWLKTTFRALRETAYTKKLYQSLEYKLDQSLTFVDFFASFIHELFEDTGIILVDSGNPKLRKLETPYFQDIINNQKDISRYAYHSLQSMRAQGYHVSVDTGEQDAHLFIVERGDRVLLQKADEDIWVGKNGECKYSTEQLLHIAEKEPERLSNNVVTRPLMQEMVFPTLAFFAGPSEAAYWSLLKKAFHSISLTMPPVLPRVSLTLVEERVEKLLKKYNIATTSAINGGVQSYKQNWLAAQQHVPITEMTEQLKQMISQGHQPIQGAAKAMSNDVQQYAEKNEQLLLNRVDELTNRLNQELSKKHQFNLQEFDYIQLHLKPEGGLQERMWNIIYFINQNGFDWLHEINHYPFDWKEQHYIVYV; encoded by the coding sequence ATGCGCATCGAATCCCATAGACTCGATTTTCAAAATAAATTTATATCTGATTATCAAAATGGTGTGAAAGAATTATTAGATCATTTTGATTATAATCCGTATGATAATAATGTATACGGACAACGTCTCGTTGACTTGAAGGAACGTTCATTTCAAAGAGAGGTTCTTTCTGACTTGTTAAAGGATATGAACCACGCATGGTCTGCATCTGCTTTAACAAGTCAGAACATAGAAAAGCTAAAAGATCCAGAAAGTGTTGTGGTCATTGGTGGACAGCAAGCAGGGATACTAACAGGACCTTTATATACCATCAATAAGATCATATCGATAGTAGCGTTTGCCAAAGAACAAGAAGAACAATTGAATGTTCCAGTGTTACCCGTGTTCTGGATTGCCGGTGAAGATCATGATTTTGATGAGGTTAATCATTTGTTTTTGCCAGAAGCAACGAAATTACATAAATTCCCGATTGCTAATCCTTTGAACGAGAAAGTCTCGGTATCAAGTCGTACGCTTGACAAAGAAACTGCGCGAGACTGGTTAAAAACTACATTCAGAGCCCTTCGTGAAACCGCCTATACGAAAAAGCTTTACCAGAGCCTGGAGTATAAACTTGATCAATCACTAACATTTGTTGATTTTTTCGCATCTTTTATACATGAATTATTTGAGGATACTGGCATTATACTGGTTGATTCGGGGAATCCGAAATTGCGAAAGTTAGAAACTCCGTACTTTCAAGATATTATAAATAATCAGAAAGACATAAGTCGCTATGCATATCATTCGTTACAATCGATGAGAGCGCAAGGCTATCATGTAAGCGTGGATACAGGTGAGCAAGACGCGCATTTGTTTATTGTAGAGCGTGGCGACAGAGTCCTTTTGCAGAAAGCTGATGAAGATATATGGGTTGGAAAAAACGGAGAATGTAAGTATTCAACGGAACAATTATTGCACATAGCGGAAAAAGAACCAGAACGATTGAGCAACAATGTCGTGACGAGACCCTTGATGCAGGAAATGGTTTTCCCTACGTTGGCTTTTTTTGCGGGTCCAAGTGAAGCAGCATACTGGTCGTTATTGAAAAAAGCTTTTCACAGCATTTCTCTAACCATGCCTCCGGTACTGCCGAGAGTGTCATTGACTTTAGTAGAAGAACGTGTTGAGAAGCTGCTTAAAAAATATAATATTGCTACAACTTCTGCGATTAATGGAGGAGTACAGTCCTACAAACAAAATTGGTTAGCTGCTCAGCAGCATGTGCCCATTACGGAAATGACAGAACAATTGAAGCAAATGATCTCGCAAGGGCATCAGCCAATTCAAGGTGCTGCAAAGGCAATGTCCAACGATGTACAGCAATACGCAGAAAAAAATGAGCAGTTACTATTAAATCGAGTGGACGAATTAACAAATAGGTTGAATCAAGAGCTGTCCAAAAAACATCAATTTAACTTGCAAGAATTTGATTATATCCAGCTTCATTTAAAACCAGAAGGTGGGCTGCAAGAGCGAATGTGGAATATTATCTATTTCATCAATCAGAACGGATTCGATTGGCTTCATGAAATTAATCATTATCCTTTTGATTGGAAAGAACAACATTATATCGTATATGTATAA
- a CDS encoding IS3 family transposase, producing the protein MGRPYYSTEFKWKVVQEYKNEGRVLEKMTKKYGVHHSTVKKWAKIVEKEGKQGLNKQGEIQYYSKERKRKAIRDYLSGNYSVREVTEMHDISDASVLRNWLKKYNRYRERQARAEERGFSMTVKRRPTAMTERIEIVKFALYHDKDYQYTADMYGVSYQQVYQWIRKFEAKGWDGLQDRRGKPKSWADLTKEEKLKRENREKDKENERLRAEVAFLKKWDELGEEVVTTITRVRHEHLYQVIQQLQKETAFSICLLCEVAGVNRGAYHRWLIREDTEEDQFNRELLQEIRKLYDEWDQAIGYLRMTSELKRKFEHPINHKRIYRLMDIEGIKAVIRRKTRSYIPSRPEHTAANILNREFHADKPNEKWLTDVTEFKYGKGNKAYLSAILDLNENRIVAFKIRRANNNELVFDTLIEALNELSDGEHPLIHTDRGVQYTSYGFKRIVENAGLQHSMSRPGKCIDNGPMEGFWSSLKCEKYYLHQQEYQTFSQLVQAIMEYIHFYNYERLQLTLNGYTPMECFENTVA; encoded by the coding sequence GTGGGACGTCCATATTATTCAACAGAATTCAAATGGAAAGTGGTTCAAGAATATAAAAATGAAGGCCGTGTGTTGGAGAAGATGACGAAAAAATACGGTGTGCATCATTCTACCGTTAAGAAATGGGCCAAAATCGTAGAAAAAGAAGGAAAACAAGGTTTAAATAAACAAGGCGAGATTCAATATTATTCGAAGGAACGGAAACGTAAAGCCATCCGAGATTATTTATCTGGGAACTATTCAGTTCGAGAAGTGACAGAAATGCATGATATATCAGATGCATCGGTTTTAAGGAATTGGTTGAAAAAGTATAATCGGTATAGGGAGAGACAAGCACGTGCTGAAGAAAGGGGATTCTCTATGACGGTTAAAAGACGACCAACAGCGATGACAGAACGCATTGAAATCGTGAAATTTGCGTTATATCATGATAAGGATTACCAATACACCGCTGACATGTATGGTGTTTCTTATCAACAGGTATATCAATGGATACGGAAATTTGAAGCTAAAGGCTGGGATGGACTTCAGGATCGACGTGGAAAACCAAAATCATGGGCTGATTTAACGAAAGAGGAGAAACTAAAGCGTGAAAATCGAGAAAAAGATAAGGAAAATGAAAGATTGCGTGCAGAGGTGGCTTTCTTAAAAAAGTGGGACGAGCTAGGAGAGGAGGTGGTCACGACGATAACTAGAGTACGTCATGAGCATCTCTATCAGGTGATTCAACAACTACAAAAAGAAACGGCCTTTTCGATTTGTCTATTGTGTGAGGTGGCAGGGGTTAATCGTGGTGCCTATCACAGGTGGCTAATCCGAGAAGATACAGAGGAAGATCAGTTTAATCGAGAATTGTTACAAGAGATACGTAAGTTGTACGATGAATGGGATCAAGCAATTGGTTATCTGCGAATGACTAGCGAGTTAAAAAGAAAATTTGAGCATCCGATCAATCACAAGCGTATCTATCGATTAATGGATATTGAAGGGATAAAAGCAGTTATACGACGAAAAACCAGATCCTATATACCATCAAGACCTGAGCACACAGCAGCGAATATCTTAAATCGCGAGTTTCACGCAGATAAGCCGAATGAGAAATGGTTAACAGATGTGACAGAATTTAAGTACGGAAAAGGGAACAAAGCTTATTTAAGCGCCATATTAGATTTAAACGAAAACCGAATTGTGGCATTTAAGATAAGAAGAGCGAATAACAATGAATTGGTATTTGATACGTTGATTGAGGCTTTAAACGAGTTATCAGACGGCGAGCACCCTCTCATTCACACGGATCGAGGCGTACAATATACCTCGTATGGATTTAAACGAATCGTGGAGAATGCAGGACTACAACATAGTATGTCGCGTCCAGGGAAATGTATTGATAATGGACCGATGGAGGGCTTTTGGAGTTCATTAAAATGCGAAAAATATTATCTACATCAACAAGAATATCAAACCTTTTCTCAATTAGTACAAGCCATTATGGAGTATATTCACTTTTACAATTATGAACGTTTACAACTAACATTAAATGGTTATACCCCGATGGAATGTTTTGAAAATACAGTAGCTTAG
- a CDS encoding YceD family protein — protein MKLFIQKLKQSQGEPVSFQEEVDISDLADLENDIRRIDPVLVEGTARVDGEDITCDFQIKGTMILPCARTLVDVPYNFAVHAIESFTTTYYHQEEEVHLVNGEVLDLTPFIKENVLLEMPIRVFADQDKLDANTLTEGNGWTLVTEQEQSEKVDPRLEKLKSLLDDNSNEDNSKE, from the coding sequence ATGAAATTATTTATCCAAAAATTAAAACAATCGCAGGGAGAACCCGTTTCTTTCCAGGAAGAGGTAGACATTTCTGATCTGGCTGATTTAGAAAATGATATTCGTCGAATTGATCCGGTTCTAGTGGAGGGCACTGCTAGAGTGGACGGTGAGGATATTACCTGTGATTTTCAAATTAAAGGAACGATGATTCTACCTTGTGCCCGGACTTTGGTAGATGTACCGTACAATTTCGCTGTCCATGCTATCGAATCATTTACTACCACTTACTACCATCAGGAAGAGGAAGTGCATTTAGTAAATGGGGAAGTACTTGACTTAACGCCATTTATCAAGGAAAATGTATTATTAGAAATGCCTATCAGAGTATTTGCAGATCAGGATAAACTGGACGCAAACACACTGACTGAAGGCAACGGATGGACACTTGTAACAGAACAAGAACAATCTGAGAAAGTGGATCCTCGCCTTGAAAAGCTAAAATCTTTATTAGATGACAATAGTAATGAGGATAACAGTAAAGAGTAA